From Segatella copri, the proteins below share one genomic window:
- a CDS encoding SLC13 family permease: MTTTLIILVITVVLFIWGRVRADIVALTALAALLVLGILTPAEALAGFSSPIVIMMIGLFVVGGAIMQTGLAKLTGNKLMALSRGNETITFLLVMLVTSFIGAFVSNTGTVALMMPIIMSIAAGSGMQSSRFLMPLAFAGSLGGMLTLIGTPPNLVIDEVLTEGGYQPLAFFSFFPVGIIVIAIGIIVLMPLSKIFLSKKQSGKKKKQGKSLDDLVDEYQLLDNLHRYIVPSRRSSAALDENGEQMDIVGKTLKDLSIQKKYGVSIIEIRNEKKSRLGLVKDVSQNMAKSSSTIQVHDTLYIIGEEEKMKRFASDYGLRKMKDVKIDFYDLGLTEIVVMPTSNFAGLRIGDANLRKRFGINVLGVKRGDEYITDNLIATKLHVGDMLLVQGEWTNLAHLATDTSNWVVIDQPEKTADKVLLDYKAPVAAAIMLLMIAMMVFDFIPVAPVTAVIIAGLLTVFAGCFRNVEAAYKTINWESIVLIAAMMPMSTALEKTGASALVSQGLVESLGSMGPTALLAGIYFTTSLMTMFISNTATAVLMAPIALVAAQQVGVSPYSFLFAVTLGASMCFASPFSTPPNALVMKAGGYTFMDYVKVGLPLQIIIGVVMTFVLPLLFPY; encoded by the coding sequence ATGACAACAACACTTATCATATTGGTTATTACGGTAGTCCTGTTCATCTGGGGCAGGGTGAGGGCCGACATCGTGGCGCTTACCGCCCTGGCTGCACTCCTGGTTCTGGGTATCCTGACACCTGCCGAGGCGCTGGCGGGCTTCTCTTCGCCCATCGTCATCATGATGATAGGACTCTTCGTGGTGGGTGGAGCTATCATGCAGACCGGACTTGCCAAGCTTACGGGCAATAAGCTCATGGCGCTCTCGCGCGGCAACGAAACCATCACCTTCCTGCTCGTAATGCTTGTTACCTCCTTTATCGGCGCCTTCGTGAGCAATACCGGAACGGTGGCCCTCATGATGCCTATCATCATGAGTATAGCTGCGGGCTCGGGCATGCAGTCGTCGCGTTTCCTCATGCCGCTCGCCTTTGCCGGAAGTCTGGGCGGAATGCTCACCCTCATCGGTACGCCGCCCAACCTGGTTATCGATGAAGTATTGACCGAGGGCGGTTATCAGCCGCTTGCTTTCTTCAGCTTCTTCCCTGTGGGCATCATCGTCATCGCCATCGGCATCATCGTGCTCATGCCGCTCAGCAAAATCTTCCTCAGCAAAAAGCAGAGCGGTAAGAAAAAGAAGCAGGGCAAATCGCTTGATGACCTGGTAGACGAATATCAGCTGCTCGATAATCTGCATCGCTACATCGTGCCTAGCCGACGCTCTTCTGCCGCCCTCGACGAGAATGGCGAGCAGATGGATATCGTGGGCAAAACCCTGAAGGATCTGAGCATCCAGAAGAAATATGGCGTGAGTATCATCGAGATAAGAAACGAGAAGAAATCGCGACTGGGACTGGTGAAGGATGTGAGCCAGAACATGGCGAAGAGCAGCAGCACCATTCAGGTTCACGATACCTTATATATAATAGGTGAGGAGGAGAAGATGAAACGCTTTGCCAGCGATTACGGCCTCAGGAAGATGAAGGATGTGAAGATTGATTTCTACGATCTGGGACTGACCGAAATCGTGGTGATGCCTACGTCTAATTTTGCCGGTCTGCGCATAGGCGATGCCAACCTGCGCAAGCGTTTCGGCATCAACGTGCTGGGCGTAAAGCGTGGCGATGAATATATTACCGACAATCTGATAGCCACCAAGCTGCATGTGGGCGATATGCTCCTGGTGCAGGGCGAATGGACCAATCTGGCTCATCTGGCTACCGATACGAGCAACTGGGTGGTTATCGACCAGCCTGAGAAGACTGCCGACAAGGTGCTCTTGGATTATAAGGCGCCTGTGGCGGCTGCCATCATGCTGCTGATGATTGCGATGATGGTGTTCGATTTCATTCCTGTGGCTCCGGTCACGGCGGTCATCATCGCCGGACTGCTGACCGTCTTTGCCGGATGTTTTCGGAATGTGGAGGCGGCTTACAAGACCATCAACTGGGAGAGTATCGTGCTGATAGCCGCCATGATGCCGATGTCTACGGCTCTGGAGAAGACGGGTGCTTCTGCCTTGGTTTCTCAGGGGCTGGTAGAGAGTTTGGGTTCGATGGGACCTACGGCTCTCTTGGCAGGTATCTACTTCACCACTTCTCTGATGACGATGTTTATCAGCAATACAGCTACGGCTGTGCTGATGGCTCCTATTGCCCTGGTGGCGGCCCAGCAGGTAGGTGTGAGTCCTTATTCCTTCCTCTTTGCGGTTACGTTGGGCGCCAGCATGTGCTTTGCCTCTCCGTTCTCCACGCCTCCTAATGCGCTGGTGATGAAGGCGGGTGGCTATACGTTTATGGATTACGTGAAGGTAGGTTTGCCGTTGCAGATTATCATCGGCGTTGTGATGACCTTCGTTCTTCCGCTCCTTTTTCCTTACTAA
- a CDS encoding low molecular weight protein-tyrosine-phosphatase, with translation MTKKGKHTVLFICLGNICRSPAAEGIMKSLVEKAGLQDEFEIDSAGIGSWHIGQLPDSRMRKCGAEHGYNFNSHARQFQKSDFARFETIVVMDNENYRAITSMASSESDRKKVVRMADFLTHHREYTTVPDPYYGDYSDFELVITLLEDACQELLDSIIGEG, from the coding sequence ATGACAAAGAAAGGTAAACATACCGTATTATTCATCTGTCTGGGCAACATCTGCCGCTCTCCGGCAGCCGAGGGAATCATGAAGAGTCTTGTAGAAAAAGCAGGGCTTCAGGATGAGTTTGAAATCGATTCTGCGGGCATCGGGAGCTGGCACATAGGTCAGTTGCCCGACAGCCGCATGCGCAAATGTGGCGCCGAGCATGGCTACAATTTCAACAGCCATGCCCGCCAGTTTCAGAAGTCAGACTTCGCCCGTTTCGAAACCATCGTGGTAATGGACAACGAAAACTACCGTGCCATTACCTCCATGGCTTCTTCAGAGTCTGATAGGAAGAAAGTGGTGCGCATGGCCGATTTTCTGACCCATCATCGTGAATACACCACAGTTCCCGATCCGTATTATGGCGACTATAGCGACTTCGAGCTCGTTATCACGCTTCTCGAAGATGCCTGCCAGGAGTTGCTGGACAGCATTATCGGGGAAGGGTAA
- the mnmA gene encoding tRNA 2-thiouridine(34) synthase MnmA yields the protein MNIDEIKDKRIAVLLSGGVDSSVVVWEFAQLGLHPDCFYIKIGPEEKEEWDCSSEEDLEMATAVARKYGCKLQVVDCHHEYWNEVTRYTMEKVKAGFTPNPDVMCNRLIKFGAFDEKMGHNYDLIATGHYAQTETDENGDKWLVTSPDPVKDQTDFLAQIESWQLKKAIFPIGHHIKNEVREIAEEEHLINAKRKDSQGICFLGQINYNDYIRRYLGEKPGDVIEMETGKRIGEHKGLWFHTIGQRKGLGFGGGPWFVIKKDVENNILYVSHGYDPQSAYKKDFPLHDFHFLTREVAMQKVTFKIRHTPEYHPATIEKLEDGRWMIHSEEAIHGVAPGQFCVVYDEHHHRCYGSGEITV from the coding sequence CTGAATATTGATGAAATAAAAGATAAGAGAATTGCCGTGCTCCTTTCGGGAGGCGTCGACAGTTCGGTTGTGGTTTGGGAGTTTGCCCAGCTGGGCCTGCATCCTGATTGCTTCTACATCAAGATTGGTCCTGAGGAGAAAGAGGAGTGGGACTGCTCTTCGGAGGAGGACCTGGAGATGGCTACGGCTGTGGCTAGAAAGTATGGGTGCAAACTGCAAGTGGTTGACTGCCATCATGAATATTGGAACGAGGTAACCCGTTATACGATGGAGAAGGTGAAGGCTGGTTTTACGCCTAATCCGGACGTGATGTGCAACCGCCTGATTAAGTTTGGCGCCTTCGATGAGAAGATGGGTCACAACTACGACCTCATCGCCACGGGGCATTATGCGCAGACCGAAACGGATGAAAATGGCGACAAATGGCTTGTCACGAGTCCTGATCCTGTAAAAGACCAGACCGATTTCCTGGCTCAGATAGAGAGCTGGCAATTGAAAAAAGCGATTTTCCCTATCGGCCATCATATCAAGAATGAGGTTCGCGAGATAGCCGAGGAGGAGCATCTGATAAATGCCAAGCGCAAGGACAGTCAGGGAATCTGCTTCCTGGGACAGATAAATTATAATGATTATATCCGCCGTTATCTGGGCGAGAAACCGGGCGATGTCATAGAGATGGAAACGGGCAAGCGCATAGGCGAGCACAAGGGTTTGTGGTTTCATACCATCGGCCAGCGCAAGGGCTTGGGCTTTGGCGGCGGTCCCTGGTTCGTGATTAAGAAGGATGTAGAGAACAATATCCTGTATGTGAGTCATGGTTATGATCCGCAGTCGGCATACAAGAAGGATTTTCCTCTCCACGATTTCCATTTCCTTACGCGCGAGGTAGCTATGCAGAAGGTAACTTTCAAGATTCGTCATACGCCGGAGTATCATCCTGCTACGATAGAAAAGCTGGAAGACGGCCGCTGGATGATTCATTCAGAAGAGGCGATTCATGGTGTGGCTCCCGGCCAGTTCTGTGTAGTTTATGATGAGCATCATCATCGTTGCTATGGCTCGGGCGAGATTACGGTATAA